GGAACGGCGCCATCCTCAACGAGACCCCCAGCGTCGGCACCTTCAGCCTCACCCTGTGGCTGAGCATCCCCGCCCTGGTCTTCTCCTTCAACCACTCCCCCGCCATCTCCCGCTTCGTCGTCGCCCAGCAGCACCAGTACCGCGACGAGGCCGAGGCCAAGTCCGACCAGATCGAGAAGTACGCCGCCGTCATGATGGTCCTGGTCGTCATGTTCTTCGTCTTCAGCTGCGTCTTCAGCCTCACCCCCCAGGACCTCGCCAACGCCAAGGCGCAGAACATCTCCATCCTCTCCTACCTCGGCAACAAGTTCGACAACCCCCTGATGGCCTACCTCACCCCGGCCGTCGCCTTCGTCGCCATCACCAAGTCCTTCTTCGGCCACTATCTCGGCGCCCGCGAAGGCCTCAACGGCCTGATCTCCCAGCATCTGCGCGGCCAGGGCAAGGCCGTCGACCTCAAGGCGATCAACCGCTTCAGCGCCCTGTTCATGGTCGCCGCCGTCTGGATCGCCGCCACCCTCAACCCCAGCATCCTCGGCATGATCGAATCCCTGTGCGGCCCGATCATCGCCTCCCTGCTCTTCATCATGCCGATGTACGCCATCCGCAAGGTCCCCGCGATGCGCAAATATGCCGGCCAGCCGGGCAACGTCGTGGTCCTCTTCATCGGCTCGGTCGCCATCTCCGCCATCCTCTACTCCCTGCTCAGCCTCTGAACCGCCGGACCGGCCGCCGCCTCTCCCCCACCGGGGAAGGCGGCCCAGGCCGACACAGGAAGGACCTCCGCCATGATCAGCATGTTCGACCTCTACAAGATCGGCATCGGCCCCTCCAGCTCCCACACCGTCGGGCCGATGAAGGCCGCCCGGCAGTTCGTCGACGATCTGGCGGCCTCCGGCCGGCTCGAGCGCACCGGCCGGGTGGCGGTCGACGTCTACGGCTCGCTCGCCCTCACCGGCAAGGGCCACCACACCGACGTGGCGCTGATCCTCGGGCTGGCCGGCAACCTGCCCGACACGGTGGACATCGACGCCATCCCCGGCTTCCTCCAGCAGGTGCGCGCCAGCCGCCGCCTGCCGCTCGGGCCGCAGGGCCGGCCGGTCGACTTCCCCGCCACCGCCATCACCTTCCACCGCTCCAACCTGCCCCGCCACGAGAACGGCCTGACCATCCGCGCCTTCGACGGCGAGGAGGAGCTGCTGGCCAAGACCTACTATTCGATCGGCGGCGGCTTCATCGTCGACGAGGAGACTTTCGGCCGGCCGGCGCCGCAGGCGGCCGAGCTGCCCTATCCCTACGCCACGGCGGCCGAGCTGCTGGCCCATTGCCGGGCCACCGGCCTGTCCTTCTCCGGGCTGGTGCTGGAGAACGAGCTGCGGCTGCACGGCCGCCAGGAGATCCGCGACTATTTCAGCCGCATCTGGCAGACGATGCGCGCCTGCATGGAGCGCGGCATGGCGACCGAGGGCGTGCTGCCCGGGCCGCTGCGGGTGCCGCGGCGCGCGGCCCTGCTGCGCCGCCAGCTCGCCTCGTCGGAGGCGCTGTCGCGCGACCCGATGAACGTGGTGGACTGGGTGAACATGTTCGCCTTCGCGGTGAGCGAGGAGAACGCCTCGGGCGGCCGGGTGGTGACGGCGCCGACCAACGGGGCCTGCGGCATCGTGCCGGCGGTGCTGGCCTACTACCACCACTTCATCAAGCCGGTGGACGAGGAGGCCTGCATGCGCTTCTTCCTCGCCTCGGCCGCGATCGGGGCGCTGTACAAGACCAACGCCTCGATCTCCGGCGCCGAGGTCGGCTGCCAGGGCGAGGTCGGGGTCGCCTGCTCGATGGCGGCGGGCGGCCTGGCCGACCTGATGGGCGGCAGCCCCGAGCAGGTCTGCGTCGCCGCCGAGGTGGCGATGGAGCACAATCTGGGCCTGACCTGCGACCCGGTGGGCGGCCAGGTGCAGATCCCCTGCATCGAGCGCAACGCGATGGGCGCGATGAAGGCGATCAACGCGACGCGCATGGCGCTGCACCGCACCAGCGAGCCGCTGGTCTCGCTCGACAAGGTGATCGAGACGATGTTCGAGACCGGCAAGGACATGGACCCCAAGTACCGCGAAACCTCCTGCGGCGGCCTCGCCGTCAAGGTCCTCCCCAACCCCGCTGCCCAGACCGCCCCGCAGGACACCGACACCGTCGTCTGGGCCGCGTGAGGGCCGGCCGCGGCGGCGGCCTTCAGGAGCGGTCTTCAGGAAAGGTGGACGAGACAGGCAATCCTGTCCGTCCACCTTTTTTCTTGCCCGCGCCCGGACAGTTCGTGACCGGACCTTCGGAACATCATTCCGGATTATTTCCATTCGAGAGCAATAAAAAAGAATTTCTCGGGAATCAGGCAAGTCATATTCCGTCATAGCGGCCTCGGAATGCTGTATGTCATACCGCCGTATGATCAGTTTTTTTAAGGAATACCCCGTAGGGTCTTCGCAGGGGCCGGAGATATTGCCCGGCGAATCACTCTGTTCGTGGGACTGCGATGAAACTCTCAACCAAGATTCTGCTTCCGGTCTTCGTCCTGTCCGTCGTCTCGGCAGCCATCGGGGGCGCGTCCGTCTGGGGGCTGAACCGCATGGCCGCCGCCAACCATGCCCTGATCCAGGCCGACCGGACGGTTCTGGCGGCATCGGAGCTGCGGTCCCTCAGCCGGTCGCTGCAGCGGGACGCGCTCAACCTGATCGCCGAGGACAGCACGACGCAGGCCGCCATCGCCGCGCGGTTCGGCGCGCGCCTCACCGAGATGGCGGAGAGGAACAGGCAGCTCGACCGGCTCCTCGCCGCGTCGGGCAACCCGGCGGCCGGGCGAATCGGTCCACTGCAGATCACGGTCATGGAAGCCCTGGCGAAGACGCGCGACCTTGCGGTGGCGGGACGGCGCGAGGCCGCGGCGGCCCTGTTCCGCGGCGAGCTGCGCGACGGCGAGCGTGCCGCCTCGGCCCTGACCGACCCGGTGATCGAGACGGGGGTCGAAGAGGTCGCCCGCCTGACCCGCGAGGTGGAGGCAACCGAGGATTTCGTAAGGACCGTGGTGATCGCGGTGGGGCTGGTCGGCATTCTGGCCGGCGCGCTGCTGTCCTGGCTGATCGCCCGCCGCAGCGTCGTGGAGCCGCTGGCCCGTCTGACGGCGGGCATGGAGCGCCTCGCCCGCAAGGATTACGGGGTGGACCTGTCGGATGCCGCGCGCGGCGACGAGGTCGGCGCCATGGCCACCGCGGTCGTCACCTTCCGCGACGCACTGCGGACCGCCGACCGGCTGGAGGCGGAGCAGGCTGCCGAGCGGGCCGCCAAGGAGCGGCGGGCGGCCGAGATCGAGCGGCTGATCGAACATTTCGAGGCGACGGTGGGGAACATCCTGCACACGCTGTCCTCCGCCGCCACCGAGTTGAACCGGACGGCCAACAGCATGTCGGGCATCGCCGAGCAGACCAACGCCCGCGCCGCCTCCGCGGCCGGCACGGCGGCCGAGGCCTCCACCAACGTCCAGGCCGTCGCCGCGGCGACGGAGGAGCTGACCGCGTCGATCACCGAGATCAGCGGACAGGTGTCGCGCTCGACCACCATCGCCGACCAGGCGGTGGGCGAGGCGCAGCAGACCAACACACGGGTCCAGGGGCTCGTCGAGCAGGCCCAGCGGATCGGCGAGATCGTGCAACTGATCAGCAGCATCGCCAGCCAGACCAACCTGCTGGCGCTGAACGCCACCATCGAGGCGGCGCGGGCCGGCGAAGCGGGCAAGGGCTTCGCCGTCGTGGCATCGGAGGTGAAGAGCCTCGCCAACCAGACGGCCAAGGCGACCGAGGACATCGGCCAGCAGATCGCCTCGATGCAGGGTGCGACCAACGGCGCCGCCCAGGCGATCGGCGGCATCACCCGGACCATCGCGACGATCAGCGAGGTCGCGACCTCCATCGCGTCCGCCATCGAGGAGCAGGGGGCGGCGACCGCCGAGATCGCCCGCAACGTGCAGGAGGCCTCCCGCGGCACCGCCACCGTCAGCGCCGACATCGGCGGCGTCAGCGAGGCGGCGACCCAGACCGGCACCGCCGCCGGGCAGGTTCTGGAAGCCTCGGGCGACCTCGCCCGCCAGTCGGAGCTGCTGCGGACGGAGGTGGAGAGCTTCCTGAGCGGCATCCGGGCGGCCTGACCGGCAGGGGGCGCGTCCGCCTGCCAGCCCCGCCCCAATCGGCATAGGGTGCGACCCGAGAAGGTCGCACCCCTGCCACACCACCCGGCATGCGGGTCCGCACCGGGCGGTTCGGGGGATTGAGGTCATGCGAGCCTGGGCAGTCCGAGTTGGTCTGCCCATTTGATCGTGAGGACTGCATTGAGAAGCTTGCCGCTGTTGCCCCACCAGGGTCGGCCATTGGCCGCGATTTGTTGGGCGACGGCGGGCTTGGCCCCTCTGGCCGTCAGTTCCCGGAAGATGGTCTTCCCCCGCTTCCACTGCTTGAGCTGAATGGCCCGCAGCCGGTGGCGTATCCATTCGTCCAGCGTTCGCCGGACCTTTGGAGTTTGCGCCAGTCGGAAGTAGGCTTTCCAGCCCAGCAGGAAATCGCGCAGCCTCGCCACCACCGCGGCCATCGACCGTCCCGTCAGCCGGGGCGTCAGGTCGCGGATGTGGTCCTTGAACGCCGTGATCGCCTTGTCGGCGACCCTCCGCCTGACCTCTCCCTTCGGTCCGGCCCAGAAGGCATAGCCGAGGAATTTGCGGCCGAAGACGGGGGCCACGGCGCTCTTGGCTTCGTTCACCGTCAGGTGCAACCGGCCATGGAGGCGCCGCAGCAGGGCCATCACCCGCTCTCCCGCCCGACGCGACCGCACATGGACGTTGCAGTCGTCGGCGTAGCGGCAGAAGGCATGGCCCCGGCGTTCCAGTTCCTTGTCCACCTCGTCCAGGATCAGATTGGCCAGCAGCGGCGACAGCGGTCCCCCTTGCGGGGAACCCGTCCGACGCCGTGCGACCGCCCCATCGTCCTCCATGACGCCGGCATCCAGGTAGGCCCGCACCAGCCGGATGATGGCCGGGTCCGGGACCCTCTTGGACAGACGGTCGATCAGAAGGTCATGGTCGATCCGGTCGAAGAACTTCTCCAGGTCCACATCCACGACGATCCGCCGGCCGGACTGCACGAAGCTTTGCGCCGCAAGGACGGCGTCGTGCGCACTCCGGCCGGGACGGAAGCCGTAACTGTGGTCGCTGAAGCCGGGATCGAGGATCGGCTGGAGAACTTGCAGCATCGCCTGTTGGATCAGGCGGTCCGTCACCGGGGGAATGCCGAGTTCGCGCTCGCCACCCCCAGGTTTCGGGATCATCACGCGACGCACCGGCTGCGGCCGGTACGTCCCCTCCCGCAGGCTGTCGCGGATCGCCGGCCAGCGGCTCTTCAGCAGTGCGGCGGTCTGGTCGATGTCCAGGCCGTCCACTCCCGCTGCACCCCCGTTGGCCCGCACCTTCCTCAACGCTCGCAGAAGGTTCTCTCGCGCCAGGACCGCATCCAGCAGCCCCGGCCCCATGGCGTCCGTGTCCCGGCGCGGGCGCTCGGCTTCGTCAAGACGGGCCTCCGGACGGGCTTCACCCGTCCTCCTCTCCCGCCTCCCGGATCGCTCCGGCATCTGACGCATGGCCTCACGCATCGTCGGGTGGACTCCATTCTCCCTCGTTCGGCCCTTCGGTCCGGCTCGCGCCTCGCCTACTATGGCCTCTGCTGACTTCCCGCTCCGGCTCGACGCCGTCGCCCTTTCAGGCGCAAGGCGGGATCCCCCAGGTAAGAACGCGTTCCTTCGCTGCACGACCGCCGGATTTACGCCACCGACCCTTGGTCACAAGAGCTTCGCGGTTCCATGCCCGCTCGCCCTGGTCGGCACCGCCTCATATCCGGTTCTTGTTCATCGGCCCGCAGCTGCGATCCACGCTTCCTTCCCACGGTCGGTTGCCCTTCCGCAGTTGCGCTTCTCTTCGTTCGCCGTGACCAGCTTACGGAGGGACTTACACCCTCAAGAACGCGCCCATGCTGGGCGCACAAGAAAAAACCCGCGGCCGATGAGGGCCGCGGGGGCTGCGGATGCGCAAAGTCGGGGAGAGAACGCTTCGATAAGGGGTCAGTGCGCCGGCTGGTCGGCGACCGGCTTGAGATCCTGCGGCGCGCGTCCCGGCTGGGCGGCGGCCTGGGCCACCGGCTTCTTCAGGATGCGCAGGGCGAGCGCGGTCACCACCGTGCCGACGATCAGCGCCACCACATAGCCGCCGAGATGGGTGACGGCGTTGGGGATCGGCAGGACGAAGATGCCGCCGTGGGGGACCTTCAGCTCCGCCCCGATCGCCATCGAGATGGCGCCGGTCAGCGCCGCGCCGATCATCAGCGAGGGAATGACGCGCAGCGGGTCGCGGGCGGCGAAGGGGATGGCGCCCTCGGTGATGAAGGCGATGCCGAGCACGGCGGCGGCGTTGCCGGCCTCGCGCTCCTCATGGGTGAAGCGGTCGGCGAACAGGCGCGTCGCCAGAGCGATGCCGAGCGGCGGGACCATGCCGGCGGCCATGGCGGCGGCCATCGGGGTGTAGACCTGGCTGCCGATCAGGCCGGTGGCGAAGGCGTAGGCCGCCTTGTTGACCGGGCCGCCCATGTCGAAGGCCATCATGGCGCCGATCAGCAGGCCGAGCAGGACGGCGCTGCTGCCCTGCATGCCCTTCAGCCAGGCGGTCAGCAGGGCCAGCGCCTGGGCGACCGGCGTGCCGACGACGTAGAGCATGGCGAGCCCGGTCAGCAGCGAGCCGAGCAGCGGCAGGATCAGGACGGGCTTCAGCCCCTCCAGATTGCGGTGCAGCTTGATGCGGCGGTTCAGCCAGTCGGTGCCGTAGCCGGCGATGAAGCCCGCGATGATGCCGCCGATGAAGCCGGCGCCGATGGTGCCGGCCAGCATGCCGCCGATCATGCCCGGCGCGATGCCCGGCCGGTCGGCGATGGAGAAGGCGATGTAGCCGGCGAGCGCCGGGACCATCAGGGCGAAGCCGGCCTTGGCGCCGATCTGGAACAGGGCGTAGCCGAGCGTGCCCTGGTTGCTGTCCTCGTAGACGTAGATGCCGCCGAGCGCGAAGGCGATGGCGATCAGCAGGCCGCCGGTCACCACGAAGGGCAGCATGAAGGAGACGCCGGTCATCAGGTGCTTGTAGGGGCCGGTGCGCTGGGCCGCGCGCTCCGCCTTGCCGGCGGCGACCGCATCGGCGAGCGGCGCCGCGGCGCCGTGGGGCCTGGCCTCGGCGAGCGCCCGCTCCACCAGGGCGCGGCCGTCGTTGATCGCCGGCTTGGTGCCGCTCTGGAAGACGCGCTTGCCGGCGAAGCGGCTGAGGTCGACCTGGGTGTCGGCGGCGATCAGCACGACGTCGGCGTCGCGGATCTCCTCCTCCGTCAGGGTGTCGCGGGCGCCGACCGAACCCTGCGTCTCCACCCGGATGCGGTGGCCGAGCGCGGTGGCCGCCTGCTGGATGCCCTCCGCCGCCATGAAGGTGTGGGCGATGCCGGTCGGGCAGGAGGTGATGGCGACGATGCGCCTGCCGGCGGCCGGAGCCGGCGCGGCGGCGGCGCCCGGTTCGGCGGCCCGGCGCAGGACGGCCTGCGGATCGGCCAGCACGGCGTCGAGATCGGCGGTGACCGGGGCGAGGCCGGAGAAGCGTTCCTCGTCCAGTTCGCCCGATCCGACCAGCACGACGCCCTGCGCCTGCCGGATGACGGCCGTGGTCAGCAGGTTGCGGACGTCGGGGCCGCTGCGCACCTCCACCTCGATCCGGTGGCCGAGGCCGACCGCCGCCTTGCGCAGGGCTTCGGCGGCGAGCAGGGCCTGGGTGCTGCGGTCTCCCGCGGCGATCACCGCCAGCAAATTCGCCATGGTTTCCTCCTGGGCGGGCGCCACCCGCCGCTCCGTTAGAGTTTCGTTACGCGGACCTGGGATGCGAGAGCCCGCACGGCGTCGGCACCGGGCAGGTTGGGACCGAAGCAGCCGAGCTTGGCCACCGCGAAGGCGACGGACAGCCGGGCGACCCCCTCCAGCGGGACGCCGTCGCGGAAGGCGGCGATCAGGCCGGCGACCATCGCGTCGCCGGCCCCGACGGTGCTGAGGGTCTGGACGGGCGGCAGGCCGGCGCGCAGCGCGCCCTCCTCCGCCAGGAACAGGGCGCCGTCGGCGCCGAGCGAGACGACCACGACGCCGACGCCGCGGGCGCGCAGGCCGCGCGCGGCGTCGAGGATGGCGTCCTCGGTCGGCAGCGGCCGGCCGGCCCAGGCCTCCAGCTCGTGCCGGTTGGGCTTGATGCAGTAGGGCAGCCGCGGGGCCGCGAGCGCGGCGGCCAGCGGATCGCCGCTGCTGTCGAGCACCACCCGGACGCCGCGGCCGGCAAGGTCGGCCGTGAGGTCGGCATAGCAGCCGGCGGGCAGTCCTTCGGGCAGGCTGCCGGCCAGCAGGACGAGGCTGCCGGGGACGGCCAGCCCGTGCAGGATCGCCCGCACCCGCTCCAGGTCGGCGGCCGAGGCGGTCAGGCCCGGCAGGTTGATGTCGGTGGTGTCGCCGCTCGCCAGATCGGCGATCTTGACGTTGATGCGCGTCTCCCCCGCCACCAGGGCGAAACGGTCGGTGATGCCCTTGGCGGCGAAGAGGGCGCCGAAGGGGGCCGTGTTGTTGGCGCCGAGCAACCCGGTGGCGACGACCGGGGCGCCCCAGTCGGCGAGGCAGCTCGCGACGTTGACGCCCTTGCCGCCGGCATTGTGGCGGACCTCGCGCGCCCGGTGGACGGTGCCGGGCCTCAGCGCCTCCACCGTGATGGTCTGGTCGATCGCCGGGTTCAGCGTGACGGTGACGATGGGGACCTGGGCAAGGGGCGCCTGGGAAGAGGGAGCGGTCATGACGCCCCTCCCCCGTCGAGCGCGCGCACGGCGTCGGCGGTCTCGCAGGCGATGGCCCGGGCGGCGAGGTCCTGCAGGGCGGACAGGTCGCTGTCGCGCAGCCGGTCCTTGACCGCCGGGATGTCGTGCGGGGTCATCGACAGCTCGCGCACGCCGAGACCGGTCAGCAGGGCGGCGCCGAAGGGATCGCCGGCGATGCCGCCGCACACCCCGACCCAGCGGCCGTGACGGGCGGCGCCCTCCACCGTCATGCGGATCAGCCGCAGCACCGCCGGGTGCAGGCTGTCGGCCTCCGCCGCGAGGTCGGGGTGCTGGCGGTCGATGGCGAGCGCGTACTGCGTCAGGTCGTTGGTGCCGATCGAGAAGAAATCGACGTGGCGGGCGAACATGTCGGCCTGCACGGCGGCGGCCGGCACCTCCACCATGATGCCGAGCGGCACGGCCGGGGCGTCGAGCTCCGCCCGGATGCGGTCGCAGGCGGCGCGCAGGG
Above is a genomic segment from Azospirillum thermophilum containing:
- a CDS encoding L-serine ammonia-lyase; amino-acid sequence: MISMFDLYKIGIGPSSSHTVGPMKAARQFVDDLAASGRLERTGRVAVDVYGSLALTGKGHHTDVALILGLAGNLPDTVDIDAIPGFLQQVRASRRLPLGPQGRPVDFPATAITFHRSNLPRHENGLTIRAFDGEEELLAKTYYSIGGGFIVDEETFGRPAPQAAELPYPYATAAELLAHCRATGLSFSGLVLENELRLHGRQEIRDYFSRIWQTMRACMERGMATEGVLPGPLRVPRRAALLRRQLASSEALSRDPMNVVDWVNMFAFAVSEENASGGRVVTAPTNGACGIVPAVLAYYHHFIKPVDEEACMRFFLASAAIGALYKTNASISGAEVGCQGEVGVACSMAAGGLADLMGGSPEQVCVAAEVAMEHNLGLTCDPVGGQVQIPCIERNAMGAMKAINATRMALHRTSEPLVSLDKVIETMFETGKDMDPKYRETSCGGLAVKVLPNPAAQTAPQDTDTVVWAA
- a CDS encoding methyl-accepting chemotaxis protein; this translates as MKLSTKILLPVFVLSVVSAAIGGASVWGLNRMAAANHALIQADRTVLAASELRSLSRSLQRDALNLIAEDSTTQAAIAARFGARLTEMAERNRQLDRLLAASGNPAAGRIGPLQITVMEALAKTRDLAVAGRREAAAALFRGELRDGERAASALTDPVIETGVEEVARLTREVEATEDFVRTVVIAVGLVGILAGALLSWLIARRSVVEPLARLTAGMERLARKDYGVDLSDAARGDEVGAMATAVVTFRDALRTADRLEAEQAAERAAKERRAAEIERLIEHFEATVGNILHTLSSAATELNRTANSMSGIAEQTNARAASAAGTAAEASTNVQAVAAATEELTASITEISGQVSRSTTIADQAVGEAQQTNTRVQGLVEQAQRIGEIVQLISSIASQTNLLALNATIEAARAGEAGKGFAVVASEVKSLANQTAKATEDIGQQIASMQGATNGAAQAIGGITRTIATISEVATSIASAIEEQGAATAEIARNVQEASRGTATVSADIGGVSEAATQTGTAAGQVLEASGDLARQSELLRTEVESFLSGIRAA
- the ltrA gene encoding group II intron reverse transcriptase/maturase, which encodes MREAMRQMPERSGRRERRTGEARPEARLDEAERPRRDTDAMGPGLLDAVLARENLLRALRKVRANGGAAGVDGLDIDQTAALLKSRWPAIRDSLREGTYRPQPVRRVMIPKPGGGERELGIPPVTDRLIQQAMLQVLQPILDPGFSDHSYGFRPGRSAHDAVLAAQSFVQSGRRIVVDVDLEKFFDRIDHDLLIDRLSKRVPDPAIIRLVRAYLDAGVMEDDGAVARRRTGSPQGGPLSPLLANLILDEVDKELERRGHAFCRYADDCNVHVRSRRAGERVMALLRRLHGRLHLTVNEAKSAVAPVFGRKFLGYAFWAGPKGEVRRRVADKAITAFKDHIRDLTPRLTGRSMAAVVARLRDFLLGWKAYFRLAQTPKVRRTLDEWIRHRLRAIQLKQWKRGKTIFRELTARGAKPAVAQQIAANGRPWWGNSGKLLNAVLTIKWADQLGLPRLA
- a CDS encoding fructose-specific PTS transporter subunit EIIC; its protein translation is MANLLAVIAAGDRSTQALLAAEALRKAAVGLGHRIEVEVRSGPDVRNLLTTAVIRQAQGVVLVGSGELDEERFSGLAPVTADLDAVLADPQAVLRRAAEPGAAAAPAPAAGRRIVAITSCPTGIAHTFMAAEGIQQAATALGHRIRVETQGSVGARDTLTEEEIRDADVVLIAADTQVDLSRFAGKRVFQSGTKPAINDGRALVERALAEARPHGAAAPLADAVAAGKAERAAQRTGPYKHLMTGVSFMLPFVVTGGLLIAIAFALGGIYVYEDSNQGTLGYALFQIGAKAGFALMVPALAGYIAFSIADRPGIAPGMIGGMLAGTIGAGFIGGIIAGFIAGYGTDWLNRRIKLHRNLEGLKPVLILPLLGSLLTGLAMLYVVGTPVAQALALLTAWLKGMQGSSAVLLGLLIGAMMAFDMGGPVNKAAYAFATGLIGSQVYTPMAAAMAAGMVPPLGIALATRLFADRFTHEEREAGNAAAVLGIAFITEGAIPFAARDPLRVIPSLMIGAALTGAISMAIGAELKVPHGGIFVLPIPNAVTHLGGYVVALIVGTVVTALALRILKKPVAQAAAQPGRAPQDLKPVADQPAH
- the pfkB gene encoding 1-phosphofructokinase, with the protein product MTAPSSQAPLAQVPIVTVTLNPAIDQTITVEALRPGTVHRAREVRHNAGGKGVNVASCLADWGAPVVATGLLGANNTAPFGALFAAKGITDRFALVAGETRINVKIADLASGDTTDINLPGLTASAADLERVRAILHGLAVPGSLVLLAGSLPEGLPAGCYADLTADLAGRGVRVVLDSSGDPLAAALAAPRLPYCIKPNRHELEAWAGRPLPTEDAILDAARGLRARGVGVVVVSLGADGALFLAEEGALRAGLPPVQTLSTVGAGDAMVAGLIAAFRDGVPLEGVARLSVAFAVAKLGCFGPNLPGADAVRALASQVRVTKL